One region of Peribacillus simplex genomic DNA includes:
- a CDS encoding homoserine/threonine efflux transporter, with amino-acid sequence MDSLLTYISIVAMMVIIPGADTMLLVKNTLRYGPKAGHYTVLGMATGLSFWTLIAILGLSVVIAKSVILFSTIKYLGAAYLIYLGIKSFFTKSAFSLKEIQAQANTPTKYLNRHNKDSFMQALLNNILNPKTILVYITIMPQFVNLNGNVNQQLIILAFILTLLAVLWFLFLVYLIDYAKKWLNNSKFQKAFQKSTGLILIGFGIKTGI; translated from the coding sequence GCTTACTAACTTACATATCAATAGTTGCAATGATGGTTATTATACCCGGAGCAGATACTATGCTCCTAGTGAAAAACACGCTTCGCTATGGTCCAAAAGCTGGACATTATACCGTTCTCGGAATGGCAACGGGACTTTCTTTTTGGACGCTTATTGCTATTCTTGGGTTATCTGTCGTCATTGCAAAGTCTGTGATTCTTTTCAGTACAATCAAATATTTGGGAGCCGCCTACTTAATTTATTTAGGGATTAAAAGTTTTTTTACTAAAAGCGCTTTTTCTTTAAAAGAAATACAAGCACAAGCAAATACACCCACGAAGTATTTAAATCGGCATAATAAGGATTCCTTTATGCAAGCATTACTTAATAATATTCTTAATCCAAAGACTATTTTAGTTTATATAACAATCATGCCGCAATTTGTCAATTTGAATGGAAATGTAAACCAGCAATTGATTATATTAGCCTTCATCTTAACCTTACTCGCTGTATTATGGTTTCTATTTCTTGTTTATCTAATTGATTACGCAAAAAAATGGTTGAACAACTCCAAATTCCAGAAAGCGTTCCAAAAATCAACTGGCTTAATTTTAATAGGTTTTGGCATTAAAACAGGAATATAA
- a CDS encoding NAD(P)H-dependent amine dehydrogenase family protein encodes MAKQYSEFTVFGLGPIGIEILRSAYQTNPQSIFGVVDIDPDKIGKDIGSLINEKETNKCVVSHIKEVRTDADHPVALHATGSNAQQVWPQIKELLDHGFSVVSTCEELSFPWHRYPVLSQEIDDYAKEKGLSVIGTGINPGYIMDTMAISFSTVLTTVNKIRVNRKVDVSKRRLPLQKKVGIGMTKEEFEFLAEQNKIGHVGLEESVRLIAYGLNWKLSSVLNTIEPTIASENITVPLTTLKPGDVKGLHQISTGKTTDGKEIHLDLTMSAGIKQEDEIVIEGNETQRLIVPNGIFGDTATAAMIINTAKQIDALRKPGLLTMADIGVPRNINQSDFVHI; translated from the coding sequence ATGGCTAAACAATATTCTGAATTTACAGTATTCGGACTCGGCCCCATTGGCATTGAAATACTACGCAGTGCTTACCAAACCAATCCACAATCGATTTTCGGAGTTGTTGATATTGATCCCGATAAGATAGGTAAGGACATTGGCTCACTCATCAATGAAAAGGAAACGAATAAGTGTGTAGTCTCCCATATAAAGGAAGTAAGGACTGACGCTGACCACCCTGTCGCCCTTCATGCAACTGGTTCAAACGCACAGCAAGTATGGCCTCAAATCAAAGAGCTTCTAGATCATGGATTTTCAGTGGTTTCCACCTGTGAGGAGCTTTCTTTCCCTTGGCATCGCTATCCTGTACTTTCACAGGAAATAGATGATTACGCTAAAGAAAAGGGACTTAGTGTCATTGGGACCGGAATTAATCCAGGCTACATAATGGATACTATGGCCATTTCTTTTTCTACAGTATTGACGACGGTTAATAAAATTAGGGTCAATCGTAAAGTGGATGTTTCGAAAAGGCGCCTTCCCTTACAAAAGAAGGTCGGAATCGGGATGACCAAAGAAGAGTTTGAATTTTTAGCTGAACAAAATAAAATTGGACATGTAGGACTTGAGGAGTCTGTCAGATTAATCGCTTATGGGCTCAATTGGAAACTTTCAAGTGTACTCAATACAATTGAACCAACGATTGCAAGCGAAAATATTACCGTTCCCCTAACTACCTTAAAACCTGGGGATGTTAAGGGGCTTCATCAAATTTCCACGGGCAAGACCACGGACGGAAAGGAAATTCACCTGGATTTAACGATGTCTGCAGGTATTAAACAAGAAGATGAAATCGTTATCGAGGGGAACGAAACCCAAAGATTGATTGTTCCAAACGGCATCTTTGGGGATACTGCAACCGCTGCAATGATTATCAATACCGCTAAGCAAATTGATGCCCTCCGTAAACCAGGTTTACTTACAATGGCTGACATCGGGGTGCCGAGAAATATAAATCAATCAGACTTTGTGCATATTTAG
- a CDS encoding response regulator transcription factor, with protein sequence MIKILLCDDHAVVRMGLKMLLNNHADMEVIAEASEGNEGIQQALEHQPNVVVMDLSMPHGKDGLSATSELKKLMPEVSILILTMHDDEEYLFRAIQAGASGCILKSAPHEELLLAIRSVSTGNAYLHPSATKRLMEVYIGSVKQGTSDIFNLLSDREKEVLTLIAKGFSNKEIAGQLVISVKTVETHKGNLMEKLQMKTRPELVAFALKKGLLGHGI encoded by the coding sequence TTGATAAAAATTTTGCTTTGCGATGATCACGCCGTTGTAAGAATGGGCTTAAAGATGCTATTAAATAATCATGCTGATATGGAAGTCATAGCGGAAGCTTCTGAAGGGAACGAAGGAATACAGCAAGCGCTAGAGCACCAGCCTAATGTGGTAGTCATGGATTTAAGCATGCCTCATGGGAAAGATGGCTTATCAGCAACTTCGGAACTGAAAAAACTAATGCCTGAAGTATCCATATTAATACTTACAATGCATGATGATGAAGAATATTTATTCAGAGCCATTCAAGCGGGGGCTTCAGGCTGTATTTTAAAAAGTGCACCACATGAAGAATTATTACTAGCTATTCGCTCTGTATCGACCGGAAATGCTTACCTTCATCCATCTGCAACAAAAAGGTTAATGGAAGTATACATAGGCAGTGTGAAGCAGGGGACCTCTGATATTTTCAATCTGCTTTCGGACCGTGAAAAAGAGGTGCTGACATTGATTGCGAAAGGATTTTCCAATAAAGAAATTGCCGGACAACTTGTCATAAGTGTGAAAACGGTTGAAACCCATAAAGGAAACCTGATGGAGAAGCTTCAGATGAAAACAAGACCTGAACTTGTTGCATTTGCTTTAAAAAAGGGGTTATTAGGGCATGGAATTTAA
- a CDS encoding GAF domain-containing protein: protein MEFNVYNQSRKGQPFKQTCVQVLKELDCDFVGLALQNSNGPDVSWHYAAGNRNDKYKRITVRYGKGIAGKVISTGRPMKIEDFPNNILGKALEYPIMLAENLRFAFAVPIQFKVVLKGVLLVGNRTTQPISESDQQTILDAAKKLEKELNSSI from the coding sequence ATGGAATTTAACGTGTACAATCAATCAAGAAAAGGTCAACCATTTAAACAAACGTGTGTACAAGTATTAAAAGAGTTGGACTGTGATTTTGTTGGTCTTGCTTTACAAAACAGTAACGGTCCAGATGTAAGCTGGCATTATGCCGCCGGGAACAGAAATGATAAATACAAAAGAATAACTGTTCGATATGGGAAAGGGATAGCAGGGAAGGTCATCTCTACAGGCAGGCCGATGAAAATTGAAGATTTCCCTAATAATATCCTTGGCAAAGCACTAGAATACCCTATCATGCTCGCGGAAAATCTTAGATTCGCTTTCGCAGTTCCAATTCAATTTAAAGTTGTTCTCAAAGGAGTATTATTGGTAGGTAATAGAACAACTCAGCCTATTTCTGAAAGTGACCAGCAAACGATCCTTGATGCAGCAAAAAAATTGGAAAAGGAATTAAACAGCTCAATTTAA
- a CDS encoding SLC13 family permease, with amino-acid sequence MDSTGGGFDERIYLCEVRKKVNLKFGILKKDIVFTISLLFAIVSCLFHSPKLEYIDFKVLVSLFNLMLVVKALEDLKLLDKFAITILSKCHNSKSVSAILILLCFFSSMLVTNDVALITFVPLTLIISKIIQTSMLDTIILETIAANIGSSLTPMGNPQNLYIFTNYGIRPIQFFTTILLLVVLGIILLFFLNQRLNSKTLEMELPYISIKNKKRATVWGILFGIISASILGVLSYKLAFIIALGTACILDIKLLKKIDYLLLITFICFFIFIGNISDLKVVHTFASEHLKSPTSIFFSSIILSQLISNVPAAIFLSKFSVNWQPLLVGVNLGGLGTIVASLASVISFKLFIKRDPQKSKMYLIRFSFYNFSILALLTLVYYFTMKNQNFF; translated from the coding sequence ATAGATAGTACTGGAGGGGGATTTGATGAAAGAATATATTTATGTGAAGTACGAAAAAAAGTGAACTTGAAATTTGGAATTTTAAAAAAAGACATTGTATTTACCATATCACTCTTGTTTGCAATCGTAAGCTGTTTATTCCATTCACCAAAACTGGAATATATTGATTTTAAAGTATTAGTCAGTTTATTTAATCTTATGCTCGTAGTTAAGGCTCTGGAAGATCTTAAACTATTGGATAAGTTCGCCATTACTATACTGAGTAAATGTCATAATAGTAAAAGTGTTTCAGCAATCCTAATTTTATTATGCTTTTTTAGTTCCATGCTTGTAACGAATGATGTGGCATTAATAACATTTGTACCATTAACACTTATAATTAGTAAGATTATACAAACTTCTATGTTAGATACTATTATACTAGAGACAATTGCGGCTAACATCGGAAGCAGCCTAACTCCTATGGGAAATCCTCAAAATCTTTATATATTTACTAACTACGGAATAAGGCCCATACAATTTTTTACAACAATCCTTCTATTAGTGGTTCTTGGAATTATTCTATTATTCTTTCTTAATCAAAGATTGAATAGTAAAACACTGGAAATGGAACTTCCGTATATTTCTATAAAAAATAAAAAAAGGGCAACAGTATGGGGAATTCTATTTGGCATCATATCTGCATCCATACTTGGGGTTTTAAGCTACAAACTTGCATTCATCATCGCTTTGGGAACCGCATGTATACTTGATATAAAATTATTGAAGAAAATTGATTATTTATTGCTTATTACTTTTATATGTTTTTTTATATTTATAGGAAACATATCGGATTTAAAGGTAGTACACACATTTGCAAGCGAACATCTCAAAAGTCCTACATCTATCTTTTTCAGTTCCATAATTTTAAGCCAACTGATAAGCAATGTACCAGCTGCGATCTTTTTATCAAAATTCTCCGTGAATTGGCAGCCTTTATTAGTAGGTGTAAATTTAGGTGGACTTGGTACGATAGTTGCTTCCCTCGCAAGTGTAATTTCATTTAAACTTTTTATTAAGAGAGATCCACAAAAAAGTAAAATGTACCTTATAAGGTTTAGCTTTTATAACTTTTCGATTTTAGCTCTTTTAACTCTTGTTTATTACTTTACAATGAAAAATCAAAATTTCTTTTAA
- a CDS encoding IclR family transcriptional regulator yields MQAHNKTVVKSMQILTLFINHPKLTFNEMMELSDLPKTSLHRMVGSLEEMGFLTRDDDGHYSLGLIFLQFGQLVGERLDIRSIAYPIMKDLRDDVEEAVNLIVRDKDEAMYIEKVDTLHPVRLYTSIGRRSPLYAGDSRIILAHLPEEEREAYLESIELKPIAIGTIMDKDKLRHALDEARMKGYTITSSELENYTKAVSAPILNGKDQIVAGISVAGIEARFQEDRLPELIDKVTKAAKEISMKLGSKKS; encoded by the coding sequence ATGCAGGCACATAACAAAACTGTCGTGAAGTCCATGCAGATCCTTACCCTTTTCATAAATCATCCGAAACTCACCTTTAATGAGATGATGGAACTTTCCGACCTGCCGAAAACCTCTTTGCACCGTATGGTGGGATCATTAGAAGAAATGGGATTTTTAACAAGGGACGATGACGGTCATTATTCACTTGGACTGATATTCTTGCAGTTTGGTCAACTGGTAGGGGAGCGTTTGGATATCAGATCAATTGCCTATCCCATCATGAAAGATCTTCGGGATGATGTAGAAGAAGCAGTGAATTTAATTGTGAGGGATAAGGACGAAGCCATGTACATTGAAAAGGTGGACACATTGCATCCTGTTCGACTTTATACATCTATTGGAAGGCGTTCGCCATTATACGCTGGCGACTCTCGAATCATACTAGCGCATTTGCCAGAAGAAGAGCGTGAAGCTTATTTGGAAAGTATTGAATTAAAACCAATTGCCATTGGAACGATAATGGATAAAGATAAACTTCGTCATGCTTTGGATGAAGCTAGAATGAAAGGTTACACGATAACTTCATCTGAACTGGAGAATTATACGAAAGCGGTGAGTGCGCCGATACTCAATGGCAAAGATCAAATAGTAGCTGGCATTAGTGTGGCTGGGATAGAGGCTAGATTTCAGGAAGATCGCTTGCCTGAATTGATTGACAAAGTAACGAAAGCCGCCAAGGAAATTTCCATGAAACTAGGTTCTAAAAAATCTTAA
- a CDS encoding sensor histidine kinase has product MNTKPLKKNISSYIIQTHEEEIKRIAMELHEGVGQSLYSLFTGMQLIEKEIEQPAMKSYAGDMNQLLEKTIQEIRLLAVELHPPTLTTLGLISAMKSYIKLYTSTYGIEVEIENLGVESKISDRESITLFRVCQEALVNIARYADTMKASILFKWKKSRLLIMIKDSGKGFEVETAMNKSSGLAAMSERMHLIGGKCFIFSKIDEGTSIEISLPLY; this is encoded by the coding sequence ATGAATACTAAGCCACTCAAAAAAAACATTAGTTCTTACATTATTCAAACTCATGAAGAAGAGATTAAACGAATTGCAATGGAGCTTCATGAAGGTGTGGGACAATCCCTCTACAGTCTCTTTACAGGTATGCAGCTCATTGAAAAGGAAATCGAACAGCCTGCCATGAAAAGCTATGCAGGCGATATGAATCAGCTATTGGAAAAGACAATTCAAGAAATCAGGCTCTTGGCTGTGGAATTGCATCCTCCTACCCTTACAACTCTGGGGCTGATTTCTGCTATGAAAAGCTATATAAAATTATACACTTCAACATATGGCATTGAAGTTGAGATAGAGAATCTGGGTGTTGAATCGAAAATATCTGATAGAGAAAGCATTACACTTTTCAGAGTCTGCCAGGAAGCATTAGTGAATATAGCCAGATATGCTGATACGATGAAGGCAAGTATACTATTCAAATGGAAAAAAAGCAGGTTATTGATCATGATTAAAGATTCAGGAAAAGGGTTTGAGGTGGAAACCGCTATGAATAAGTCGAGCGGGCTTGCAGCCATGAGTGAAAGAATGCATTTGATTGGCGGAAAATGTTTCATATTTTCAAAAATAGATGAAGGGACTTCTATAGAGATTTCCCTTCCATTATATTAA
- a CDS encoding sensor histidine kinase, with product MDWNNHLEKEKENFSGSGDATILVNESGIISFANQRVYENFGYSNHELIGEKLLNLMPGANLQASGEGEIIHQFGIHKDGHAFSLFFRMNAFSLEKEVHYLVVFHKVKDQSRLNQNQSYPINELVDIMYAIEESTIVAFTDEKGKIKSFNKKFCEVSKYSASELLGKDHRIINSGHHSKQFMQNLWRTISAGSVWQGEVKNRAKDGTYYWVDTTIVPFLNEMGKPYKYLAIRKEITEYKRVVEELKKSVHKLVDFQFALDASSIVAITDQKGTIKYVNDQFCRISKFSKEELIGQNHRIINSGFHSREFFNDLWKMISSGNVWKGEIKNMTKDGTYYWVDTTIVPFLDEHNKPYQYLAIRHEVTNRKIAEEEIQKMTGKIIDVQEDERKRLSRELHDGIGQNLYSHLITINRLQAEMSHPLLDQMRDEATEIIEELRHLSWELRPSVLDDLGLFPAIRSYLVRFSEHHHIRVHFDCYLNCRLNTNKEITIYRIIQEALTNIRKYAHTQAATVTIREIDEEIRVVIEDKGKGFDIEKVTRGVGLFSMEERARAAGGNLSIHSVEERGTKVFLEIPL from the coding sequence ATGGACTGGAATAATCATTTGGAAAAGGAAAAAGAGAATTTTTCTGGGTCCGGCGATGCGACAATTCTCGTCAATGAATCTGGCATCATCTCATTTGCGAATCAACGGGTATATGAAAATTTTGGTTATTCAAATCATGAATTAATAGGAGAAAAACTTTTGAATCTTATGCCAGGAGCAAACCTTCAGGCAAGTGGGGAAGGGGAAATAATCCACCAGTTCGGAATCCACAAGGATGGTCATGCTTTTTCCCTTTTTTTCAGGATGAATGCCTTTTCTCTTGAAAAAGAGGTCCATTACTTAGTCGTGTTCCATAAAGTGAAAGACCAATCACGGCTTAATCAAAATCAATCCTATCCCATAAATGAGCTGGTTGATATAATGTATGCAATAGAAGAATCAACGATTGTTGCTTTTACAGATGAAAAAGGCAAAATAAAATCCTTCAATAAGAAATTTTGTGAGGTATCCAAATATTCAGCATCAGAGCTTTTAGGGAAAGATCATCGTATTATCAATTCAGGTCATCATTCAAAGCAATTTATGCAAAATCTTTGGAGAACAATCTCAGCAGGAAGTGTATGGCAAGGCGAGGTTAAGAACAGAGCAAAGGATGGAACCTATTATTGGGTAGATACCACAATTGTCCCTTTCTTAAATGAAATGGGGAAACCGTATAAATACCTGGCAATTCGGAAGGAAATTACCGAATATAAACGAGTTGTAGAGGAACTGAAAAAATCCGTACACAAACTGGTCGATTTTCAATTTGCTTTGGATGCTTCATCAATTGTAGCAATAACCGATCAAAAAGGGACCATCAAATATGTTAATGATCAATTTTGCAGGATTTCCAAATTTTCAAAGGAAGAGCTGATTGGACAGAATCATCGAATTATAAACTCGGGATTTCATTCTAGAGAATTTTTCAATGATCTATGGAAAATGATTTCATCCGGGAATGTATGGAAAGGCGAGATTAAAAATATGACCAAGGATGGAACTTATTATTGGGTAGATACGACAATAGTTCCGTTTCTTGATGAGCACAATAAACCTTACCAGTATTTGGCCATTCGCCATGAAGTGACCAATAGGAAGATTGCGGAAGAAGAGATTCAGAAAATGACGGGTAAAATCATTGATGTTCAGGAAGATGAAAGGAAACGCCTTTCCCGCGAGCTTCACGATGGTATCGGACAAAACCTGTACAGCCATCTCATCACGATTAACAGGCTGCAGGCAGAAATGAGTCATCCCCTGTTAGATCAGATGCGAGATGAAGCGACTGAAATAATCGAAGAACTTCGACACCTATCATGGGAACTGCGGCCATCAGTACTCGATGATCTTGGTTTGTTTCCTGCCATTCGCTCTTATTTGGTCCGGTTTTCAGAGCATCACCATATCAGGGTCCATTTTGACTGTTATTTAAATTGCCGTCTGAATACAAACAAAGAAATTACCATTTACCGTATAATCCAAGAAGCATTAACGAATATTCGTAAATATGCTCATACTCAAGCAGCAACAGTCACGATTCGGGAAATTGATGAAGAAATTCGTGTGGTCATAGAGGATAAAGGAAAGGGCTTTGATATTGAAAAGGTTACCCGTGGGGTAGGCTTATTCAGTATGGAGGAGAGAGCCAGAGCTGCCGGTGGAAACCTTTCCATTCATTCAGTTGAGGAGAGAGGGACAAAAGTATTTTTGGAAATACCTTTGTAG